From the Opitutia bacterium genome, one window contains:
- a CDS encoding DUF4062 domain-containing protein produces the protein MPKTIPNKPRSVPQVMVSSTFTDLQEHRAALIDAIHAHKLHANVMENDSARLVDVIDSSLQMVRDSAAYIGVIGLKYGQTPACPTRNPDKRSITELEFNEAQRLGRPVLLFIMGDDHPLKKADIEKDPEKETKLNAFRERAKRHAPGSNVNRVYAVFNSLQEFKDKLGSSLSELKPHLDPGAGDTAEDTSTQDKGNTIPKPPAFHAVPDYLGSHKFVGRAAELQALSDWAAPADPTNLLLFEAIGGNGKSMLTWEWTKNHALAARPADQPWAGRFWYSFYEGGASMEDFCHHALAYMTGRPLEDFAKKKPPR, from the coding sequence ATGCCCAAAACTATTCCCAACAAACCGCGCAGCGTTCCGCAGGTGATGGTTTCCAGCACCTTCACGGATTTGCAGGAGCATCGTGCGGCACTCATCGACGCCATTCATGCGCACAAGCTTCATGCGAACGTGATGGAGAACGACTCCGCTCGCCTCGTCGACGTCATCGACTCCTCGCTCCAGATGGTGCGCGACAGCGCGGCCTACATCGGTGTTATCGGCCTGAAATACGGCCAGACGCCCGCGTGTCCAACGCGCAATCCCGACAAGCGGTCCATCACCGAACTGGAGTTCAACGAAGCGCAGCGTCTTGGGCGTCCGGTCCTACTCTTCATCATGGGGGATGATCATCCCTTGAAGAAGGCCGACATCGAGAAGGATCCGGAAAAGGAAACGAAGCTGAACGCCTTCCGCGAACGGGCAAAGCGGCACGCACCGGGCTCAAACGTGAATCGCGTCTATGCGGTCTTCAACAGCCTCCAAGAGTTCAAAGACAAGCTTGGTTCATCGCTATCCGAACTGAAGCCACATCTCGACCCGGGTGCAGGTGACACCGCCGAGGACACATCAACGCAGGACAAGGGCAACACCATCCCCAAGCCCCCCGCCTTCCACGCCGTCCCCGACTATCTCGGCTCGCACAAGTTCGTCGGAAGGGCCGCCGAGCTGCAAGCTCTCTCCGACTGGGCCGCGCCCGCCGATCCCACGAACCTGCTCCTCTTCGAGGCCATCGGCGGCAATGGCAAGAGCATGCTCACTTGGGAGTGGACGAAAAACCACGCCCTCGCCGCGCGCCCGGCGGACCAGCCTTGGGCCGGGCGCTTCTGGTATTCGTTCTACGAGGGCGGCGCGAGCATGGAGGACTTCTGCCACCACGCCCTCGCCTACATGACGGGCCGCCCGCTGGAGGACTTCGCGAAAAAAAAACCGCCGCGCTGA